The DNA region CTCGGCGCGCCGCGGCCGGGCCTCGAGCGTGGAAAGGACCTTGCGGCTGTCGCGCTGGAGGAAGAAGAGGCGGGTGAGATTCTTCCTCGTGTCGGTCATGGCCAGCTCGCCCAGGATCTCCGCTTCGCGGGCCAGGCCGGCCGCGAAGGAGACGCCGAGGCCGTGCTCGATCGCCGCAAGCGCGCCGAACGGCGCGGGATACTGATCGGGGCGGACGCGGGCGGCGGTCTGCTTCCGGGCGAGCGCGAAGTAGGCCTTGCGAAACGGAGGCAGCAGCCGCGCGAGGCGGAAAGCGGCGCCCCCTCCGCCGCGCCGCCGTCCCCGGCGGCTTTCCTGCGCGGCGCGCCGGACCCAGGCCGACGCTTCCGACACGACGTATTCCCGCGGCACGGCGCGCTTCGCGAGCCCGATCGCCTCGGCCGCCCTCCCGCGGCGCGACTTGCCGGCGACGATCATCTCGATGGCCGCCGGGAGGGGAACGCGGCGGGGCAGCCGTTGCGTGCCGCCCCAGCCGGGGATGATTCCGAGCCTCACCTCCGGCAGGCCGATCTCGCTGCGCGGATCGTCGCCGATGATGATGCAGTGGCAGGCGAGCGCCAGCTCCGTCCCGCCGCCCAGGCACGTTCCCCGCACCGCCGCGACGACCGGGAAAGGGAGCGCCTCGAGGCGCCCGAAAAGGGACTGTCCGTAGCGCGACTTCTCGGCAGCCTCCTGCGCCGAGCTCAAGAGCGCGATCTCCTCCACGTCGGCTCCCGCGATGAACAGATCGTCGCGGGCCGAGCGCACCACCAGGCCCCTCGGCGGATCCTTCCGCTTCTCCAGATCGGAGAGAATCGCGTCCAGCCGCGCCATGACCGCGGAGCTGAGGAGGTTCGGCCCTTCTCCCTTGCGGTCGAAGACCAGGTGGCAGATCTCGTCCCCCTCCACGACGAGGTCGAGCCCGCTGTTCTCCTGCTTCATGATCGCGCCGCTTTCCATGTCAAACCCGCTCGATGAGAATCGCCGCGCCCTGGCCGCCCCCCACACAGAGCGTCGCGAGCCCGAGATCCTTGCCGCGGCGCGCCAGCTCGTGGCAGAGCGTGAGGACGAGCCGCGCGCCGGTACAGCCGACCGGATGCCCGAGCGCGATCGCCCCGCCGTTGACGTTCGTCACGCTCCGATCGATCTCCCCGATCGGGGAAGCGAGCCCGAGCTCCTTCTCCGCGAACTCCTGGGAGGCGAACGCCCGCTCGCAGGCGATGACCTGGGCGGCGAAGGCCTCGTTGATTTCGATGAGCTTCACGTCCCGGAACGCCGCTCCGCCCCGCCGCAGGGCGATCGGGGTGGCGTAGGCGGGGCCGAGCCCCATCGTCGCCGGATCGCAGCCGGCAAAACCCCAGGAGCGGATGCGCCCCAGGATCGCCACGCCCGCCTCGCGGGCGCGCTCCTCCGACGCCAGGACGAGGGCGGCGGCTCCGTCGGTGATCTGGCTGCTGTTCCCCGCCGTCACCGTGCCGAAGCGGCGGTCGAAGACGGGACGCAGCTTCGCCAGCGCCTCGAGGCTCTGATTCGGCCGAAACCCGATGTCGTCGGCCACCGCGTCGCCGTAGGCCGGCGGCAGGAAGACCGGCGCGATCTCCTCCCGGAACCGCCCCGACTCGGTGGCCCGCGCGACGCGCCGGTGGCTCTCCAGGGCGAAACGGTCCTGCTCCTCCCGGGGGATGTGGAAGCGCTTCGCCAGGACTTCGGCCGTCTCGCCCATGTTGAGCCCCGCGACGGGATCGGTGAGCCCGACCTCCAGCGCCACCACCGGCTTGAAGTGCCGCGGCCGGAGCTTCATGAAGATCGACATCCGCCGCCAGAAGGAGCGGGCGCGGCCCGCCTCGAGGAAGAGGTCCTGGGTCTCCGGGCGGTAGAAAAAGGGGATCTGCGACATCGACTCGGTCCCTCCCGCCACGACGACGTCGGCGAGGCCCGATTCGATCCGCAGCGCGGCCTCGACGATCGCCTGGATCCCGGAGGCGCAGTTCCGGTTCACGGTGTAGGCGGGAGTCGACCGGGGGAGCGCGGAGCGCAGCGCGATCACCCGCGCGACGTTCGTGGCGTCGGCCGGCTGGGCGATGTTCCCGAAGATGACTTCATCGACCTCTCCGGGATCCAGGGTCGAGCGGGCGATCGCCTCGGAGGCGGCGATCCGCCCGAGATCCCAGGCCGGAATCCGCCGGAGCGCCCCCCACGCCTTCGCGAACGGAGTGCGGGCCCCCCCCACGATGACGGCGCGGCGCGACGCGCTCACGGCTGCCACTACTCGCCCGATCCGCCTTCAGGTCGCGGCGGCGGCGCGGCGTCGCGACCGTGCTTCTCCAGACCGTATTGCTCCAGCTTCTTATAGAGGTTGCTGCGGGGGGTGTCGATCGCCTTGGCGGTGGCGGAGATGTTCCAGTCGTTCTCCTTGAGCTTGTCCTGAAGGAACTGGCGCTCCGTCGCCTCCTTGAACTCCTGCAGCGTGCGGAACTGGGAGAGGGAGGGCGCCGGCCCGGCCGTGATGGGGCTGCGGATCGCCGCAAGATCGGAGAGCGTGATCTCGTCCTCGTCGGCCAGGATGAGGAGGCGCTCCACCGCCCCCTTCAGCTCCCGCACGTTCCCCCGCCAGGGAAGGGAGGCGAGCTCACGGAGCGCTTCCGCGGAGAAGCGCTTGGGGCGGCGGTTGTTCTCGGAGCAGAACCGCCGCGTAAAATGCTCGATCAGCAGAGGGATGTCGCCCTTCCTTTCCCGCAAGGGAGGAACCGCGATGAGCAGCGTATTGATCCGGAAGTAGAGGTCCTCGCGAAACCGGCCCTCGCGGATTTCGGCTTCGAGGATCTTGTTGGTCGCGGCCAGGACGCGGACGTCGACGTGGAGCGTCTTCGGCATCCCGACCGGCTCCACCTCGCCGTCCTGCAGCACGCGCAGGACCTTGGCCTGGGTCCGCGGGCTCATGTCCGCCACCTCGTCCAGGAATATGGTCCCGCCGTCCGCCTGGACGAACTTCCCCGTCTGCCGGGCGACGGCGCCGGTGAAAGCCCCTTTCTCGTGCCCGAACAGCTCACTCTCGATGAGCTCCTCGGGAATCGCCGCGCAGTTCACCTTGACGAAGGGGCGATCGCGCCGCTGGCTCAGCCGGTAGATCTCCCAGGCGACGAGCTCCTTGCCGGTTCCGCTTTCGCCGGTGAGCAGCACGGTGGCGTTGGTGGGCGCGATCTTGCCCACCGAGGCGCGGACCTTCTGGATGGCGGGAGAGTCGCCGACCAGCTCGTACCGCGACCCTTTCTCCGCCTTGAGCGATCGGTTCTCCTCCGACAGGCGCCGGTGCTGCAGCGCGTTGCGGATGGACGTCAGCACCCGGCCTTCCTCCAGCGGCTTCTCCAGGAAGTCGAACGCCCCCTTCTTGGTGGCCTCCACGGCGGTCGCGACGGTGCCGTGCCCCGAGATCATGACGATCTCGGCGCTCTCCTCGCGCTCCTTCAGCCGGGACAGGACCTCGATCCCATCCATTTGCGGCATCTTGATGTCGAGCAGAATCACGTCGGGCTCTTCCTTCCGGGCCAGCTCCAGCCCTTCCTGCGGGCTGGCGGCGACGCTGCAGAGATATCCTTCGTACTCCAGGATCATCCGGAGCGATTTGCGGATGTCTTCTTCATCGTCGATGACGAGGATGCGCGGTTTCATGGCAGGGGAATTCTAGCGTAAAAACACGACGGGGGCGGGAGAGGCTTCCATCGCACCCCTCCCGCCCCCGCGTCGTTGCCGGGCGGCTCTCCCGATTCCTTATTCTTCCGTGGCGCGGATCACCACGAACCGCCAGGTGTCCCGGTTGGCGTCGTAGACCCGGAACAGCACTTTCGAGCCGGCCCGGACCTTGGCCATCTCGCGCCGGTACTCCGCCACGCTGGACACCGGCGTCCGGTTCACCGAAGTGATGATGTTGCCGCGGCCGATCCCCTGCTCGAAGGCTTCGCTCGCCTGCGAGACGTCGGTCACGACCACGCCGGTCACGTCGTCTCCCACGTCCATCTGCCGGCGGATCTCGGTGCTGAGGTTGTCGACCGTGATCCCCAGGCGCTTCTCGCCCTGGCCTTCCTGGTCCTCCCCGCCCTGGGATCGCGCCTGCTTGGTCGCGTTCATGTGCTCGCCCCGGTCCTCCAGCCGCGCCGTAACGACCACGGGGCGGCCGTCGCGGATCAGGTTCAGGCGGACCCGGCTGCCGGGCTCGCGGGCGGAGATGATCTTCACCAGCTCGTCCGTGGTGGCGACCGGCTTGCCCTCGACTCCCACGATGACGTCGCCGGGGCGGATGCCGGCCTTGTCGCCGGGCAGGCCCTTGTCGACGTCCTGGACCAGCGCTCCGCGGCCGTCCTTCAGGCCGAACGCGTCCCGCAGATCGGCGCTGACGTTCTGGAGCTTGATGCCGAGGTAGCCTCGCGAAACGTGCCCCGAGGCCTTGAGCTGGGGCAGGATCTCCTTCGCGGTGTTGATCGGGACCGCGAATCCGATCCCCTGGCCGACGCTCGAGATGGCGCTGTTGACGCCGACCACCTCGCCGGCGACGTTCAGGAGCGGGCCTCCGCTGTTGCCGAAATTGATGGCGGCGTCGGTCTGGATGAATTCATCCAGCGAAGGATCCTTGGAAAGCTCGCTGAGCTTCCTCTTCTTCGCCGACACCACGCCGACCGTCACCGTATGCTCGTAGTAATACGGATTGCCGACCGCAATCACCCACTCCCCCACGCGCAGCGTGTCGGAATCCCCCAGCGGCACCGTGGGAAGCTTGTGTTCGGAGGTGATCTTGATGAGCGCCAAGTCGGTGCTGGGATCGG from Candidatus Polarisedimenticolia bacterium includes:
- a CDS encoding thiolase family protein, with the protein product MSASRRAVIVGGARTPFAKAWGALRRIPAWDLGRIAASEAIARSTLDPGEVDEVIFGNIAQPADATNVARVIALRSALPRSTPAYTVNRNCASGIQAIVEAALRIESGLADVVVAGGTESMSQIPFFYRPETQDLFLEAGRARSFWRRMSIFMKLRPRHFKPVVALEVGLTDPVAGLNMGETAEVLAKRFHIPREEQDRFALESHRRVARATESGRFREEIAPVFLPPAYGDAVADDIGFRPNQSLEALAKLRPVFDRRFGTVTAGNSSQITDGAAALVLASEERAREAGVAILGRIRSWGFAGCDPATMGLGPAYATPIALRRGGAAFRDVKLIEINEAFAAQVIACERAFASQEFAEKELGLASPIGEIDRSVTNVNGGAIALGHPVGCTGARLVLTLCHELARRGKDLGLATLCVGGGQGAAILIERV
- a CDS encoding sigma-54 dependent transcriptional regulator — translated: MKPRILVIDDEEDIRKSLRMILEYEGYLCSVAASPQEGLELARKEEPDVILLDIKMPQMDGIEVLSRLKEREESAEIVMISGHGTVATAVEATKKGAFDFLEKPLEEGRVLTSIRNALQHRRLSEENRSLKAEKGSRYELVGDSPAIQKVRASVGKIAPTNATVLLTGESGTGKELVAWEIYRLSQRRDRPFVKVNCAAIPEELIESELFGHEKGAFTGAVARQTGKFVQADGGTIFLDEVADMSPRTQAKVLRVLQDGEVEPVGMPKTLHVDVRVLAATNKILEAEIREGRFREDLYFRINTLLIAVPPLRERKGDIPLLIEHFTRRFCSENNRRPKRFSAEALRELASLPWRGNVRELKGAVERLLILADEDEITLSDLAAIRSPITAGPAPSLSQFRTLQEFKEATERQFLQDKLKENDWNISATAKAIDTPRSNLYKKLEQYGLEKHGRDAAPPPRPEGGSGE
- a CDS encoding Do family serine endopeptidase, with the protein product MKKKAQLVTFSLVAAASILFGMVLAGGVRLSPVSLAEPEMRPASLKLAPAPVPAQLGGATSRPGYPSFADIVEKVNPAVVSIISTEMVDSNKGGGGTPFHSPFEFFFGPDNRRRPGREEPRREDSGGSGFIITEDGYIITNYHVIEGADKIRVNLTDDDTEYRADVVGTDPSTDLALIKITSEHKLPTVPLGDSDTLRVGEWVIAVGNPYYYEHTVTVGVVSAKKRKLSELSKDPSLDEFIQTDAAINFGNSGGPLLNVAGEVVGVNSAISSVGQGIGFAVPINTAKEILPQLKASGHVSRGYLGIKLQNVSADLRDAFGLKDGRGALVQDVDKGLPGDKAGIRPGDVIVGVEGKPVATTDELVKIISAREPGSRVRLNLIRDGRPVVVTARLEDRGEHMNATKQARSQGGEDQEGQGEKRLGITVDNLSTEIRRQMDVGDDVTGVVVTDVSQASEAFEQGIGRGNIITSVNRTPVSSVAEYRREMAKVRAGSKVLFRVYDANRDTWRFVVIRATEE